A portion of the Leptospira kanakyensis genome contains these proteins:
- a CDS encoding NYN domain-containing protein translates to MPVIERILIDGMNLMYKFPDLAFCLGEYRLQDARDGLLVHLDRFYIKDQHSKILVFFDGKKDLTSDCYSEDWGKFSIHYSHEKKADELIIGYLNLCPVPSQCLVITTDKEIISFARRLRAKRMTSEEFYAEWVKRETEEDETEFKHLKEGLTPSSETDYWERQFLP, encoded by the coding sequence GTGCCCGTAATTGAGAGAATCCTGATCGACGGGATGAATCTAATGTATAAATTTCCCGATTTGGCTTTTTGTTTGGGTGAATACCGCCTACAAGATGCCCGGGATGGGTTACTGGTTCATCTAGATCGATTCTATATTAAGGACCAACATTCCAAAATTTTGGTGTTTTTTGACGGCAAAAAGGATCTTACCTCTGATTGTTATTCGGAAGATTGGGGGAAATTTTCTATCCATTACAGCCATGAAAAAAAAGCGGATGAACTCATCATTGGATATCTGAACTTATGTCCGGTACCTTCGCAGTGTTTGGTGATCACAACCGATAAAGAGATCATCAGTTTTGCAAGAAGGCTTCGGGCCAAACGAATGACCTCCGAAGAGTTTTATGCCGAATGGGTCAAACGGGAAACAGAAGAGGATGAAACGGAATTTAAACACCTGAAAGAAGGATTGACACCAAGTTCGGAAACCGATTACTGGGAGAGACAATTCCTTCCTTGA
- a CDS encoding SDR family NAD(P)-dependent oxidoreductase: MGKKIIIVGASSGIGKAIAEAELNAGNSVVLLARREKSLESIAKKANTTKEKRAFPLTFDVTKFSTAEKIFGKAVSLLGGLDEVYFASGVMPQISPNEYNTTKDLEMLNVNLLGAVAFLNPVATYFTNQMSGKIIGISSIAGERGRKGNPVYNTSKAGFNTYLEALRNRLSESNVQVTTIKPGFVITEMTKGLNLPEKGLMKAITAEEAAESIRKVVAQGKDEAFVPGIWALVGLIIRNIPNFIFKKLSI, translated from the coding sequence ATGGGGAAAAAAATAATCATCGTCGGTGCCTCGAGCGGGATCGGAAAAGCCATTGCAGAAGCTGAATTGAACGCAGGAAATTCTGTGGTTCTTTTGGCAAGAAGGGAAAAGTCACTTGAATCCATTGCCAAAAAAGCAAACACAACCAAAGAAAAAAGGGCCTTTCCTTTAACCTTTGATGTGACAAAATTTTCCACAGCAGAAAAAATCTTCGGGAAAGCAGTCTCACTACTTGGTGGTTTGGACGAAGTGTACTTTGCATCAGGTGTGATGCCTCAAATTTCTCCTAATGAGTACAATACGACAAAAGACTTGGAAATGTTAAATGTCAATCTTCTCGGAGCAGTTGCCTTTTTAAATCCAGTGGCTACTTATTTTACAAATCAAATGTCTGGGAAAATTATCGGAATCTCCTCTATTGCGGGTGAACGCGGTCGCAAAGGAAATCCTGTTTACAATACATCCAAAGCAGGATTCAACACTTACCTGGAAGCACTACGCAATCGACTCTCCGAGTCCAATGTCCAAGTAACAACGATTAAACCTGGGTTTGTGATTACTGAAATGACAAAAGGTCTCAACCTTCCAGAAAAAGGACTAATGAAAGCCATCACTGCTGAAGAAGCCGCAGAGAGTATTCGCAAAGTCGTTGCTCAGGGAAAAGACGAAGCATTTGTTCCGGGAATCTGGGCACTTGTTGGTCTCATCATTCGTAACATTCCCAATTTCATTTTTAAAAAACTGAGTATATAA
- a CDS encoding FAD-binding oxidoreductase, with amino-acid sequence MVAKKTKSISEIKIPKKEKVEAWGMSSFSLSPIFRPESEEEIKELFVWANQTGTKVALRGGGCSYGDASTNTDGIVLDLTHFNKVLDFNLKTGVMTVQSGARIKDLWETGIENGFWPPVVSGTMMPTLGGALSMNIHGKNNFKVGTIGEHIKEFTFLTAKGDILVCSPKKNTDLFYSAISGFGMLGCFLTVQIKMKPIYAGKMKIDPVYVRNFDELFAYFEEHYKTSDYLVGWIDAFASGKSMGRGQIHKATNLKEGEDPDFPGNCLLERQHLPSRLFYVIPKKWMWILMRPFSFNLGMRLINLAKCIASILVNNKAYYQGHAEYAFLLDYVPNWKFVYKPGAMIQYQVFIPKENAKQAFREIFTICQERGIVNYLSVFKKHKPDPFLLTHAVDGFSMAMDFPVTKGNREKLWALCKEMDEIVLKHKGRFYFAKDSTLRKRVMESYFPKDNLKRFYSLKKKYDPKGILQTDLYKRVFLTEN; translated from the coding sequence ATGGTCGCTAAAAAAACAAAATCCATCTCTGAGATTAAAATCCCTAAAAAGGAAAAAGTAGAAGCATGGGGTATGAGTTCGTTTTCTCTATCGCCAATATTTCGCCCCGAATCAGAAGAAGAAATCAAAGAACTATTTGTTTGGGCCAACCAAACTGGCACCAAAGTTGCGTTACGTGGCGGTGGTTGCAGTTATGGTGATGCTTCGACTAACACAGATGGAATCGTTTTGGATCTAACTCATTTTAACAAAGTTTTAGATTTTAATTTAAAAACCGGTGTGATGACAGTGCAATCTGGTGCTCGTATCAAAGACCTTTGGGAAACGGGAATCGAAAATGGTTTTTGGCCACCGGTTGTTTCTGGGACTATGATGCCTACACTTGGCGGAGCTCTTTCCATGAACATTCATGGAAAAAACAACTTCAAAGTAGGAACCATTGGAGAACATATCAAAGAGTTTACTTTCCTTACTGCTAAAGGCGATATTTTAGTTTGTTCTCCTAAAAAAAATACAGACCTGTTTTACTCTGCTATTTCCGGCTTCGGGATGTTAGGTTGTTTTTTAACAGTTCAAATCAAAATGAAACCAATCTACGCTGGAAAAATGAAAATTGATCCAGTGTATGTAAGAAACTTCGATGAATTGTTCGCTTATTTCGAAGAACATTATAAAACTTCTGATTATTTAGTTGGTTGGATTGATGCTTTTGCTTCCGGAAAATCTATGGGTAGAGGTCAAATTCACAAAGCCACCAACCTAAAAGAAGGAGAAGATCCAGACTTTCCTGGTAACTGTTTACTCGAAAGACAACACCTTCCCTCTCGTCTATTCTATGTAATTCCTAAAAAGTGGATGTGGATCCTCATGCGTCCCTTTAGTTTTAATTTGGGAATGCGACTCATCAATTTGGCAAAATGTATCGCAAGCATACTCGTAAACAATAAAGCCTATTACCAAGGCCACGCGGAATATGCATTCCTTTTGGACTATGTTCCTAATTGGAAGTTTGTTTACAAACCTGGTGCGATGATCCAATACCAAGTGTTCATACCGAAGGAAAACGCCAAACAAGCGTTCCGTGAAATTTTCACAATTTGCCAAGAACGTGGAATTGTAAACTACCTATCTGTTTTCAAAAAACACAAACCAGATCCGTTTTTACTCACTCACGCTGTGGATGGATTTTCTATGGCAATGGATTTTCCGGTTACCAAAGGGAACAGAGAAAAACTTTGGGCACTTTGTAAAGAAATGGATGAAATTGTTTTAAAACACAAAGGAAGATTTTATTTTGCAAAAGACTCCACACTTCGCAAACGAGTGATGGAATCTTATTTTCCAAAAGACAATCTCAAAAGGTTTTACTCTTTGAAGAAAAAATATGATCCAAAAGGAATCTTACAAACAGATCTTTACAAACGAGTTTTTTTAACAGAAAACTAA
- a CDS encoding LptF/LptG family permease, which yields MNLLLTPFLWFKREFIPFRTLDRYLFLDFFKTFLGTLIMLTSMIVIYKFTDVMKYLVSSKVNQSHVYLHVLYSLPSMVDQVVAPALMFSVCFVIGQFSVNKELVAMMVAGVSFIRIITPILFFGISMWLIMTLFGQTVVIPANKKAQIEYSIMAKGSNRLIDFVYQLHIKGKKGFYYVYWIDEKENTVKGGFNYIEIKPDGHPTYTVSSQKAKFIPSPHSWVLYDAEEVRFNENLELVSRTKYAEKTYDFPEDLAYFSKPIRNPEEMNFFELADEIESRITKGIPFRNVIIQQHMAFAMPLMSFVVVTLGALAGAITKRSAGVASLGLTIAVVLLYYILNSTAKTLAENGALPIWIGMWMTPVIFTSAAYYLYRKMNI from the coding sequence ATGAATTTGTTGTTAACACCATTTTTATGGTTCAAAAGAGAGTTCATTCCTTTTCGAACATTAGATCGTTATTTATTTTTAGATTTTTTCAAAACCTTTCTTGGTACTCTCATCATGTTAACATCCATGATTGTGATTTATAAATTCACGGATGTGATGAAGTATCTGGTTTCTTCTAAGGTAAACCAGTCACATGTTTACTTACATGTTTTATATTCTTTACCGTCCATGGTGGATCAAGTTGTTGCACCTGCTTTGATGTTTTCTGTTTGTTTTGTGATCGGTCAGTTTAGTGTGAACAAGGAACTTGTGGCCATGATGGTGGCGGGTGTTTCTTTTATCCGGATCATCACACCTATTTTGTTTTTTGGAATTTCTATGTGGCTCATTATGACTTTGTTTGGACAAACCGTGGTGATCCCCGCCAACAAAAAAGCCCAAATCGAATATAGCATTATGGCAAAGGGTTCCAATCGATTGATTGATTTTGTCTACCAATTGCATATCAAAGGAAAAAAAGGATTTTATTACGTCTATTGGATCGATGAAAAAGAAAATACAGTCAAAGGTGGATTCAATTATATCGAAATCAAACCTGACGGTCATCCCACGTACACTGTGTCCTCTCAAAAAGCAAAATTTATCCCTTCCCCTCATAGTTGGGTTTTGTATGATGCAGAAGAAGTTCGGTTCAATGAAAATTTAGAACTTGTTTCTAGAACAAAATACGCTGAAAAAACTTATGACTTCCCTGAGGATTTAGCTTACTTCTCCAAACCCATTCGAAACCCAGAAGAGATGAACTTTTTTGAATTGGCTGATGAAATTGAGTCTAGGATCACAAAAGGAATCCCTTTCCGAAATGTCATCATCCAACAACATATGGCTTTTGCAATGCCACTTATGTCTTTTGTAGTTGTGACACTGGGTGCCCTTGCTGGGGCCATCACCAAACGATCAGCAGGTGTGGCAAGTCTTGGTCTTACGATTGCAGTTGTTTTGTTGTATTATATTTTGAATTCGACTGCCAAAACTTTGGCTGAGAATGGTGCTTTGCCCATTTGGATTGGTATGTGGATGACACCAGTGATTTTTACCTCGGCGGCATATTACTTGTATAGAAAAATGAATATTTAA
- a CDS encoding PP2C family protein-serine/threonine phosphatase, whose amino-acid sequence MMKASFQERFKLDDEVMKISRICLIVFFSFIGFGIFAPIDELGLYDPKWIRILHASVTLGFFIATYFSDWVRKQIQPIMLFFFYTMSAHSLILLYWNSLYIGYLVGMILVLSCIGVSFVDRRSLVSYLGTVTSAGILIGLYTKEPQVDLPLYLSSIITPTLVSYLTLNIRLSSVEKLRISESKLKGFQDRMLNELDLANETQSNLVTTQWPKTKGIRLHSFFQSFGQVGGDAISYLERNDGKLALFFADVSGHGIASAMVSAMAVLAFKIHGNQTEPSLCLKSIHTDLQELVPNNHISACVLFVDTETKEIKYSIAGHPPLILMEKKSDPKFMEGMGTLIVSYLKPNLKDFTIIPNSGDRILLYSDGILEVFDEAGEIYGDEHLFTSIKNHSDKKGEEFLTALYEDSMSFSAKRISDDMSMLLLEIL is encoded by the coding sequence ATGATGAAAGCTTCCTTCCAAGAACGATTCAAACTAGATGATGAGGTGATGAAGATATCACGAATTTGCCTCATTGTATTTTTTAGTTTTATTGGTTTTGGAATTTTTGCCCCCATTGATGAGTTAGGATTGTATGATCCCAAATGGATTCGCATTTTACATGCATCTGTCACTTTAGGTTTTTTCATTGCAACATATTTTTCGGATTGGGTTCGGAAACAAATTCAACCTATCATGCTTTTTTTCTTTTATACGATGAGTGCACATTCTCTCATTCTATTATACTGGAATTCGCTTTACATTGGTTATCTGGTGGGAATGATTTTGGTTTTGTCTTGTATTGGAGTCAGTTTTGTCGATCGACGTTCACTCGTTTCTTATTTAGGAACAGTGACTTCTGCGGGAATTCTCATTGGTCTTTATACAAAAGAACCTCAAGTGGATTTACCTCTTTATCTTTCCTCTATCATTACACCAACACTTGTTTCTTATCTCACTCTCAATATCCGACTGAGCTCTGTTGAAAAACTACGAATTTCAGAATCCAAACTCAAAGGATTCCAGGATCGGATGTTGAATGAACTTGACCTGGCCAATGAAACCCAATCAAACTTAGTGACTACCCAGTGGCCAAAAACAAAAGGAATTCGTCTCCATTCGTTTTTCCAGTCCTTTGGGCAAGTGGGTGGAGATGCCATTAGTTATTTGGAAAGGAACGATGGAAAGTTAGCTCTATTTTTTGCAGATGTTTCTGGGCATGGAATTGCTTCTGCTATGGTTTCTGCCATGGCAGTTCTCGCCTTTAAAATCCATGGAAATCAAACAGAACCTTCTCTTTGTTTGAAGTCAATTCATACCGACTTGCAAGAGTTAGTCCCAAATAATCATATCAGTGCTTGTGTTTTATTTGTAGATACAGAAACAAAAGAAATTAAGTATTCGATTGCAGGCCATCCACCTCTCATCCTAATGGAAAAAAAGTCTGATCCAAAATTTATGGAAGGGATGGGGACTCTCATTGTTTCCTATTTAAAACCCAATTTAAAAGATTTTACGATCATTCCGAACTCGGGAGATCGAATTTTACTCTATTCGGATGGAATTTTAGAAGTTTTTGATGAAGCGGGAGAGATTTATGGAGATGAACATTTGTTTACATCCATAAAAAATCATTCTGACAAAAAAGGTGAAGAATTTTTAACTGCATTATATGAGGACTCCATGTCATTCTCGGCAAAACGAATTTCCGACGATATGAGTATGTTATTACTGGAAATTTTATGA
- a CDS encoding acyl-CoA thioesterase, with amino-acid sequence MPKPIKYKHKFTQQVVWGEMDAFGHVNNVTYVRYFESARADYFTKEGLWDSPHKPVKSGPVLTHLDMDYRKQVVFPATLEITLEVDSISSRAFTVICSMWNEHEECVLTGNAAFVWFDFELQKPSALPEHFKTKFGSNHLV; translated from the coding sequence ATGCCAAAACCAATCAAATACAAACATAAATTCACACAACAAGTGGTTTGGGGTGAGATGGATGCTTTCGGTCACGTAAACAATGTAACCTACGTCAGGTATTTTGAGTCTGCAAGAGCGGATTATTTTACAAAAGAAGGTTTGTGGGATTCTCCACACAAACCCGTGAAATCAGGGCCAGTGTTAACACATCTTGATATGGACTACCGCAAACAAGTGGTTTTCCCGGCCACACTCGAAATCACCTTGGAAGTGGATTCCATTTCCTCCAGAGCTTTCACTGTGATTTGTTCCATGTGGAATGAACACGAAGAATGTGTATTAACAGGAAACGCTGCCTTTGTTTGGTTTGATTTCGAATTACAAAAACCATCTGCACTTCCCGAACATTTTAAAACAAAATTTGGATCTAACCATTTGGTATGA
- the pbpC gene encoding penicillin-binding protein 1C encodes MPRLLFGKRKSFFFEFTRNKLISLFFIFGIFLFTSSLWSLPTYKEVKSQYIPSDIQVFDRSGELIQRYRIRNDYRSEEWTEYNQLPKYLIDSIIHAEDKRFFEHTGIDSNALVSSFLGNLMGSSLRGGSTITMQLVSLLDPELKSSVSKRKTFFQKFKQIQRATDLEESWTKEEIFTAYINLIYFRGELKGISSASKGLFRKSPEALTPNETYLLAALIRSPQSPIEKVIKRVCLLKKERDGISDCDSISQLVRESLFRNLDYPQYPSFVPLYTKSVLDFSKEKEKNNLQLDTSLSLNFQRKVEEILKRNVKTLANKNVKDGAVIVIENRTGQVLVYVPNIGEESSVSKLDLIRSKRQVGSTLKPFVYAENFQENKLTPDSILSDSPVGIPVYQGIYRPLNYDKSYKGNVTVRESLASSLNIPAIRALSFLDINEFVLVLEKLGITGLRYPEFYGPSLALGTADITLLELTNAYRTLANGGMYSEIKFNRSEEVTNSKRVFSPKTSYLVSEILADREARSLGFGWDNFLSTSYYTSVKTGTSQDMRDNWCIGYSEFFTVGVWVGNPTGSPMLDVSGITGAAPVWRETMDLFHESLSSKLNPPEEENPSDLDFISSKGNRIEKRAATRILTPVNGSIFALDPDIPLGHQKILFTFSSYDVSYSYYLNDEKIGSAGGPHLWEPKKGEYRLQVKDRDGKVLSLSLFEVR; translated from the coding sequence ATGCCGAGACTTCTCTTCGGTAAAAGAAAATCTTTTTTTTTCGAATTCACTCGAAATAAACTCATTTCACTTTTTTTTATTTTTGGGATTTTCCTTTTTACTTCTTCCCTTTGGTCTTTGCCAACGTATAAGGAAGTCAAATCACAATACATTCCTTCTGACATACAAGTGTTTGATCGGAGTGGAGAACTCATTCAAAGATACCGAATTCGAAATGATTATAGGTCGGAAGAATGGACAGAATACAACCAACTACCAAAGTACTTAATCGATTCGATCATTCATGCGGAAGACAAACGTTTTTTTGAACATACAGGTATCGATTCGAATGCTCTCGTTTCTTCTTTTTTAGGAAATCTTATGGGATCATCACTTCGTGGTGGATCTACAATTACGATGCAACTTGTTTCTCTTTTGGATCCAGAATTAAAATCTTCTGTATCGAAACGAAAAACTTTCTTTCAAAAATTCAAACAAATTCAAAGAGCCACGGACTTAGAAGAATCTTGGACAAAGGAAGAAATTTTCACTGCATATATTAATTTGATTTATTTTAGAGGAGAACTCAAAGGGATTAGTTCTGCGAGTAAAGGACTCTTTCGGAAATCTCCTGAAGCTCTTACACCTAATGAAACTTATTTGCTCGCGGCACTCATTCGATCCCCTCAAAGTCCGATTGAAAAAGTAATCAAACGTGTATGTTTGCTGAAAAAAGAAAGAGATGGTATCTCTGATTGTGATTCCATTTCGCAGCTTGTGAGAGAAAGTTTATTTCGAAATTTAGATTATCCCCAATATCCATCCTTTGTTCCACTTTATACAAAATCAGTTTTGGATTTTTCCAAAGAAAAAGAAAAAAATAATCTGCAACTTGACACTTCCTTATCTTTAAACTTCCAGAGAAAAGTAGAAGAGATCTTAAAACGTAATGTCAAAACTCTGGCAAATAAAAATGTAAAAGATGGGGCTGTGATTGTGATCGAAAATCGCACCGGACAAGTTTTGGTTTATGTTCCCAATATTGGGGAAGAAAGTTCGGTATCCAAACTGGATCTCATCCGAAGCAAAAGACAAGTGGGTTCTACCTTAAAACCATTTGTGTATGCAGAAAATTTCCAAGAAAATAAACTCACTCCCGATTCCATCCTTTCCGATTCTCCCGTGGGGATTCCTGTATACCAGGGAATCTATCGGCCTTTAAACTATGATAAGTCTTACAAAGGAAATGTAACGGTTCGTGAAAGTCTTGCTTCTTCCTTAAACATTCCTGCCATTCGTGCTTTGTCATTTTTGGACATCAATGAATTTGTTTTGGTATTGGAAAAACTTGGAATTACAGGACTCAGGTACCCTGAATTTTATGGACCATCATTGGCATTAGGAACAGCGGATATTACTCTTCTGGAATTGACCAATGCTTACCGAACTCTGGCCAACGGTGGTATGTATTCTGAAATTAAATTTAACCGTTCGGAAGAAGTTACCAATTCAAAAAGAGTATTTTCACCTAAGACTAGTTACCTTGTCTCGGAAATCCTTGCGGATCGAGAAGCCAGATCCTTGGGATTTGGATGGGATAATTTTTTATCCACTTCGTATTATACCTCTGTCAAAACGGGAACTAGCCAAGATATGAGAGACAATTGGTGTATTGGTTATTCAGAATTTTTTACCGTTGGAGTTTGGGTAGGAAATCCCACGGGAAGCCCTATGTTGGATGTATCTGGGATCACCGGTGCCGCTCCTGTTTGGCGAGAGACTATGGATTTATTTCATGAATCACTTAGTTCAAAATTAAATCCTCCTGAAGAGGAGAATCCATCGGATTTAGATTTCATTTCGTCTAAAGGAAATAGAATCGAGAAAAGAGCAGCGACAAGAATTTTGACTCCTGTGAATGGAAGTATCTTTGCTTTAGATCCTGACATTCCCTTGGGTCACCAAAAAATCCTCTTTACTTTCAGTTCTTACGATGTTTCGTATTCTTATTATTTAAACGATGAAAAGATTGGGTCTGCCGGAGGGCCTCACCTCTGGGAACCAAAGAAGGGAGAATATCGTTTGCAAGTAAAAGATAGAGATGGTAAAGTTTTATCTCTTTCTTTATTTGAAGTTCGGTAA
- a CDS encoding RsmD family RNA methyltransferase: MKGLRVTQGKWKGKEIPSPPDVSGHLNFTNSLVKKAIFSLMDSRLLSWGLSFDSVLFCDYFAGSGQISAEAYSLSVHRLLTYELDQTRFRQLHSLFRGLAQVQLFRKDATKHALKWELGEESAYIFYLDPPYTYWSETPTRMKEMLEGLHSFCLSLQKPFLILCQIPEHQPTEKIWAEVPHKIREYGSHLIIETGYENAETSLR; the protein is encoded by the coding sequence ATGAAAGGATTACGAGTAACACAAGGAAAGTGGAAGGGGAAAGAAATTCCATCTCCACCGGATGTCTCAGGGCATTTGAATTTTACCAATAGCCTTGTAAAAAAAGCCATTTTTTCTCTTATGGACTCCCGCCTACTTTCTTGGGGACTAAGTTTTGATTCCGTTTTGTTTTGTGATTACTTTGCAGGCAGTGGACAAATTTCTGCCGAAGCTTATAGCCTTTCGGTTCATAGACTTCTGACTTATGAATTAGACCAAACCAGATTCAGGCAACTCCATTCTCTTTTTCGAGGACTAGCGCAAGTCCAATTGTTTCGAAAAGATGCAACCAAACATGCGTTAAAATGGGAGCTGGGCGAAGAATCTGCTTATATCTTTTATTTAGATCCACCTTACACCTATTGGTCGGAAACACCTACCAGAATGAAAGAGATGTTGGAAGGATTACATAGTTTTTGTCTATCTTTACAAAAACCTTTTCTCATTTTATGCCAAATCCCAGAACACCAACCAACAGAAAAAATTTGGGCGGAAGTTCCTCATAAAATAAGAGAGTATGGTAGTCATTTGATCATTGAAACAGGTTATGAAAATGCCGAGACTTCTCTTCGGTAA
- a CDS encoding tetratricopeptide repeat protein, with the protein MSYFQYIFGFLILPSLLWGEASGFSTLYTEFKKGNYATVSKQSLQYLNGTDGEKDPRIFFLYVSTEENWAQLKTKVVREVPPNFKSSVHYWNAIYLFMERALVFGESDLLIEWGKDFQKSGKQSPKYNDALLLYGLGLMDLKNESEAKKVFSEIESNSPSKHVLSQLEEIKSSGK; encoded by the coding sequence TTGTCTTATTTTCAGTATATTTTTGGTTTTTTGATTCTACCTTCGCTCCTTTGGGGCGAAGCCTCTGGTTTTTCAACCCTCTATACAGAATTTAAAAAAGGAAATTACGCCACTGTCTCCAAACAGTCCTTACAATATTTAAATGGAACGGATGGTGAGAAGGATCCCCGGATTTTTTTCCTCTATGTTTCCACGGAAGAAAATTGGGCACAACTGAAAACTAAGGTGGTGAGAGAAGTTCCACCTAACTTTAAATCATCGGTTCATTATTGGAACGCAATTTATTTATTTATGGAGCGGGCTCTTGTTTTTGGAGAGTCAGATCTCCTCATTGAATGGGGAAAGGATTTCCAGAAATCGGGAAAACAAAGTCCCAAATACAATGATGCCCTACTTCTATATGGACTTGGCCTTATGGATTTAAAAAATGAATCAGAAGCCAAAAAGGTTTTTTCAGAAATTGAGTCCAACTCTCCCTCCAAACATGTGTTATCTCAATTAGAAGAGATCAAGTCTTCGGGTAAATGA
- a CDS encoding SufE family protein, translating to MSKSIEEIQKEIIAEFADLTDWEEKFQYLIELGEELPPYPDEKRTEEYIVPGCQSRVWVAPKLEAGKLEFDADSDTALTKGLIAILIRVFSGQSPKDIADASLGFIEEVGLAKFLSISRRNGLFSMVQKLKGYAEKV from the coding sequence ATGAGTAAATCCATTGAGGAAATCCAAAAAGAAATTATAGCTGAGTTTGCTGATCTAACTGATTGGGAAGAAAAGTTTCAATACCTCATTGAGTTAGGTGAAGAACTTCCCCCCTATCCCGATGAAAAACGAACAGAAGAATATATAGTCCCCGGTTGCCAATCCCGAGTTTGGGTTGCACCGAAACTCGAAGCGGGAAAATTAGAGTTCGATGCAGATAGCGACACTGCCCTTACCAAAGGCCTCATCGCAATTTTAATACGCGTATTTTCAGGACAATCTCCGAAAGATATAGCGGATGCCTCACTCGGTTTTATCGAAGAAGTAGGACTTGCAAAGTTTCTTTCCATTTCAAGAAGAAACGGACTTTTCTCTATGGTACAAAAACTAAAGGGATACGCAGAAAAAGTTTAA
- a CDS encoding serine hydrolase domain-containing protein codes for MKRSLIFLLLLTFLQCSKDLSPFGGEPEVTTLNPRLKPEWPNPNWKVVPPESVGVSTNKLKLAEEYAFTRTGDETDRKGRRTDALVILRNGKLIYEKYARNFSEDKVHLTWSVSKSILQTMYGIAVKAGLVKLDDPGYYHYEPLSRDEAHKKITIRHLLNMSSGLAAEEGYESGPLKSSVIAMLYTRGRKDMGSFCAGLPLRAEPGTQVYYSSCDTNILSAILKKVYGVEEYDKLPFEKIFKPLGITNVTFERDGSGTYIGSSYLYMTAKDLAKIGYLYLNDGVWNGERLLPEGWVQFTRTPAPGYKTTPYSEDLAEDNYTAHWYANTGVPERGIHEPWPDAPKDTFAGLGHWGQMLYVIPSLDLIIVRFGDDREKAFIKNDFLKLVKESVIR; via the coding sequence ATGAAACGAAGTCTTATCTTTCTTCTTTTACTTACATTTTTACAATGTAGCAAAGACCTTTCCCCATTTGGTGGTGAACCTGAAGTCACAACACTAAACCCTCGGTTAAAACCAGAATGGCCAAATCCCAACTGGAAAGTAGTTCCCCCGGAATCCGTTGGAGTTTCCACAAACAAACTAAAGTTAGCAGAAGAATATGCTTTCACAAGAACTGGGGATGAAACAGATAGAAAAGGAAGACGAACCGACGCTCTCGTTATTTTAAGAAACGGAAAACTAATTTATGAAAAATATGCGAGAAACTTTTCAGAAGATAAAGTTCATTTAACATGGTCTGTTTCTAAAAGTATTTTACAAACCATGTATGGGATTGCTGTCAAAGCGGGACTTGTGAAATTAGATGATCCTGGTTATTATCATTATGAACCACTAAGCCGTGACGAAGCTCATAAAAAAATTACCATCCGACACCTTCTCAATATGTCTTCAGGACTTGCCGCCGAAGAAGGATATGAAAGTGGTCCCTTAAAATCTTCCGTGATCGCGATGTTATATACAAGAGGACGTAAAGATATGGGTTCCTTTTGTGCAGGTCTTCCCCTTCGTGCAGAACCAGGAACTCAAGTGTATTATTCTAGTTGCGATACCAATATCCTTTCTGCCATTCTCAAAAAAGTATATGGAGTCGAAGAATACGACAAACTTCCCTTTGAAAAAATCTTCAAACCTCTAGGAATCACAAATGTAACTTTTGAAAGAGATGGATCGGGAACGTATATTGGTTCTTCCTATCTTTATATGACAGCCAAAGACTTAGCAAAAATCGGATATTTGTATTTAAATGACGGAGTTTGGAACGGCGAACGTTTGTTACCTGAAGGTTGGGTGCAGTTTACAAGAACTCCAGCCCCTGGGTATAAAACCACACCTTATTCGGAAGATTTGGCAGAGGACAATTACACTGCCCACTGGTATGCCAACACTGGTGTTCCCGAAAGAGGAATCCACGAACCTTGGCCGGATGCACCAAAAGATACCTTTGCTGGCCTTGGCCACTGGGGACAAATGTTGTATGTAATTCCAAGTCTTGATTTAATCATTGTTCGGTTTGGCGATGATCGCGAAAAAGCGTTTATCAAAAATGATTTTTTAAAATTAGTGAAAGAGTCTGTAATTCGGTAA